GCGACCTGGCTGACCAGATGGAAGCCGAGCTCAGCGCGGTGCTGCTGGGATTTGAGGTCGAGGGCCTCGCCGAAGAGCTGATCGCCTTTGGAGCGGACAAGGTTATCGTGGTGGACGATCCCGAACTGAAGAACTTCCGCGACATCCGCTATGCCAAAGCGCTCACTGAACTGGCCCGCAAACACAAGCCCGCCGTGATCCTCGCCGGCGCCACAGTTACCGGCAGGTCATTCATTCCGCGGGTGGCTATCCAACTGCATACAGGCCTCACCGCCGACTGCACCGGCCTGGAATACGACTCCGAAACTGGAAACCTGCTCCAAACCAGGCCTGCCTTCGGAGGCAACATCATGGCTACCATCGTCACCTCCAATCACCGACCCCAAATGGCCACCGTGCGCCATAAAGTGATGAACGCCCTCCCCCGCGACGACAATCGCTCGGGAATCGTTATCCAGGAACAGGTGGCCTTTGAACTGGACGAGGAAGACAGCTCCTGGCTGGGTTTTGAGCCGGAAGCCTCGACGCTGGTGAACATTACGGAAGCCAACATCATCGTCTCCGGCGGACGCGGACTCAAAGACGCCAAAAACTTTGCCCTGCTGGAAGAACTGGCTGCCGCCCTGGATGGAGCTGTGGGGGCTTCACGCGCCGCGGTTGACGCCGAGTGGATTCCCTATTCCCATCAGGTGGGGCAAACCGGAAAGACCGTGAAGCCAACTGTTTACATCGCATGCGGAATATCCGGGGCCATTCAGCACCTGGCCGGAATGTCCTCCGCCGACTACATCATCGCCATCAATAAGGACCCCGACGCTCCCATTTTCAAGGTGGCGGACCTGGGCATCGTGGGCGACCTTTTTGAAGTGCTGCCCGCCCTCACCAAAAAGGTTAAGGAACTGCGCGGATAGACCTTAGCCAGCGCGCTCGAAGCCGTGAGCCTGTCCGTCTGCGAGATTTTTTACAGCCTGCAGGGCGAATCCAACTTCGCTGGCCGTCCCTGCATTTTTGTGCGCCTCAGCGGCTGCAATCTGCGCTGTTCATACTGCGACACCCAATACGCCTGGGTCCCGGGCAAAGAGATGGAGATTGGGGAAATACTTTGCGAGGTCCGAAAATTCCCCACCCGGCTGGTGGAAGTCACCGGAGGCGAACCGCTTTGGCAGGAAGATACTTACTCCCTGTTGCGGGACCTCTGCAAAGAAGGCTATGCCTGCCTGCTGGAGACCAACGGCTCACTCTGGCTGGAGGACATGCCGGATGAGGTGATCCGGATTATCGACGTCAAATGCCCTGGCAGCGGCTGTGGCGATTCCTTCATGAAATGGAACCTGAAACGGCTCAAACCCCGCGATGAACTGAAGTTCGTGCTGACCAGCCCCTGGGATTACCGCTTTGCCCTGGATTTCATAGCAGCTAATACCCTGCAGGACAGAACCATCCACTTTTCGCCCGTCACCTCCGTTCTGAAGCCGGAAACACTAGCCCGATGGATGCTGCGGGATGGCGTGACGGCAAAACTGCAACCGCAACTACACAAGATTCTGGACCTGAAATAGCATTCTGCAATCAGAGAGTCGCGCTGTTTTGTTACCCACTATGGGTGGAAGCAGCCATCATGATTTGCTCAATTCCTTGAAAAATTGTCAGATATGGCAGGGTTTGACAATATCATAGCGTACCTCTTTCACCGGTATGGGATACGCTTTCTTGGCAGGGGATTTGTCCTCAGATTTTCAAGTCGATAAAATCCGTTTCCACCTGATAGCCGTTGTCCCTGATCACCGGAAGCGCCAGCAAGGCTTGTTTGTATCTTTCCAACTGGCCTTCCTCCCTGCCGGTGCCGGTCTTGTAATCCAGGATCAGGGCGCGTTTATTCGCCGTATCCAGCAAGAGGCGGTCGATCCGGAGTTCTCTGCCCCTGTGCCAGAGCGAGAACTCGGTGAAAACCTTGTCGTAGCCGGAAGGGAACACCTGCTTGGTGGGCAGGTTTGAGCGCAGGATCTCTATCCGGGTCTGGATGGTTTCTCTGGTGAGTAGCGAACCGAAGCGCGCCAGGCACTGTTTGCCGGCGTATTTATGCTCAGCGGGCTGGTCCTGCTTCACAAAGCTGAGATAGTGGTGGGCGAGGTCGCCGAAAAGGTTCTTGCGGTCTTCCAGCCAAATCTTTTTCCAGTTTTTATGCTCGTCGATCTCGTTGCGCTGAAGGCCGGCAAAGCGGTCGGTTTCACGAATTGGCAAAACACGGGTCAGCGCTTCCACGGTGACTCCTTCGGCCTTTGGTTCCCTGCTTTCCCCTTTTTTGGGTTGAATAGGAGTGGCCGGCCAAACATAGGTCCCATTTTCCTTTGGGACCACGGTTTCATCCTTGAAGAATTCCTCCGCGGCGGCCGCCACCAGCACGGGAAGATTCAGTTTTCCGGTTTTTCTATCCTCCACATACTTATCCCAGCCATCCTTGCCCTGAAAGGCAAAACAGAGATGCAGTGCGGTTTTGGCGCGGGTGAAAGCCACATAGAGGTTGTTCATTTCCTCCAGCATTTCGCGATGTTCGCTGTTCTCAGCCAGGGCTTTGTGGCTGGAAGCCTTGATCACATCAGCATAGTGGTAGGTGAGCCCAAAGTCCCTAAGGTCCTGGAAATCCGCCCCTTCGAAACTGGTGTAGGCCTTGAGCTTGTCATGATCGCTTCCGCCCCGGGAACTGAGATTGTAGAAAAGAAACACCCGGTCGAATTGCAAGCCTTTGGATTTGTGGACGGTTAGCAGTTGCAATGAACCTCCGCCCTCCACAGAGACCTGCTTGAGGCTGTCCTGGCCTTCATTGTCCTCCAGATAATCCAGGAACGCGGGGATGCTCACATCTTTCTGCGCGGGGGCTAATTCAAAGTCGCGCACGAGGTTGAGGAAGGCATGAATGTTCAGATAATCGCGCTCAAAGGCCTGGGGGTTGTCTTCCTCAGCCGCGGCGCCTTTATGGGTCGGCAGACAGAGGTCTGTGAGCGCCCGGCAGGCTTCGGAGATCGATCCAGTCTGCGTTTGGCTAAGTTTGTAAAGCTCGCGCGCGAGAGGACAGACAGAAAAGTCAGGTTCTCGAGAAGCTTCACGGGCGGCGGCAATTTCGTCCGCGATTTTCTTGAGCTCAGTTGCTTCGAGCATAATGTAATTCGAGCGCAGCACCTCCAGAAAATCCAGCCAGTCACGCCAGGCCAGCCAGCGCAGCCAGGCAATGAGCGGTGAAACCCAGGCGTGATTGGGCAAGGCACTGGAAGGCTGATAGATGCTGCCGATTCCAGCGGCGTCGAGCAAAGACTGGATGGCTTCCAATTCTTTACCGGTGCGGCAGATCACAGCCATGCTTTCCTGACTGTTTTTTGGGTCATGCGGTTTGATGAAATCCCACACGAAATCGCGGTAAACGGCGTCAAGGCTTTTCCAAGCCTCACCTTTGGAACAGCAGGCGGCGCGAAACTCGATGCAGGTTTGGGGATCGAGATCCTTCATGCCCTGTTTAAGCGGTTGGTAAGGCCATTGTAAGCCAAACTCTTGCAGGCGGTTGCTGATCAGGGACGACTTGAACACCCGATTGACAAAGGATATCATTTTCTCGCTACTGCGGTAGGATGTACCCAGGGATTCTTGGTTCAGGTTTCTCAGCGCGCCAAAGATGGAACGCAGGTTGAGCAAAAGTTCGCGTTCGCCGCCCCGCCAGCCAAAGATGGACTGCTTTTCATCGCCCACCACGATCATGCCACCGAAATCCTTGGTGCCCTCGCCGCTGGTGATTTCTTCGATGATCGGCTTGAGGATGGCAAACTGGATCAGCGAAGTATCCTGAAATTCGTCGATCAGGATGAAGCGGCTGCGGTGGGCCAGGAACTGGTAAAACTCGGTGGCCACGGCTTCCACCTGCATGTCGAACTGGGGCGGGTCGGTGCTGAACAGGGCTTCCAGGGTGAACCAGGAAATGTCGTCGTAGGTCATGTTTTTGTAGCGGTAGATCAATTTGTCGTATTCAGCCAGAATGGCCGACCAGACCGAAAGAATCTCTTCCTGCTCAGGCAAAAAGTGGGTGTGGAGCAACAAGTCGGCCAAGTCTTCATTAAGCTGGGCCTGCAAATCCAGAAAGGTTTGTTTTACCCCCGTCAAGTCCTTGCGCATGAATTTGCTCATGCTGGCGATCTTGCCCTCGGGGCAGTTCTGAAACAACCTCAGATAGCCGTCGGGTCTCTCACACAGTCTGGCAACCGCCTCACGTAAACCGGCATAGCTATCTGGAAACAGGGGAAATAAGGAACGGAACTTTTGCACAACGCACTCTTCCGGAGTCAGGTCCGGCCTGTTCTGCGCCATAAGGGTGATCAATAGTTCCAGATTTTCCCTGATAGCCTTGCGGAGTCGTTCAGGCTCTTCGGCACCGCCATCCCTGAACATCCGCCACAGGGTGCCCTCAGCAGGAGTTTTGTTCTCTGCCTTCCTGATCTGGAAATGCAGCCAGCGCTGTTCTATTAGTGATTTGAAGAAGTGTTTGTATTCGTCCAGGGAAGGGCTTATCTTGCGGCTGAGCAGGCTGTCCAGCCTGGCTTTGAATTCCGGTTTCATCAGGTGCTGGAGCAGGAAAGGCAGTCGTTTTTCCACAGCTTTGATGTCGATCTCGAAATTCTCAATGCTGCGCAAGGGACGGACGATATTGCGGAACACGCTGTTGATATAGGCATCTATGGTCATCACCTGCAGTTGCCTGCGGTCGGAGGAAAGGGCGCGCAGGGCCCGGTTCAGCAATTCAAGGTCCTGATCGGTCAGTTCTGCGTCCTCGCGTTCCGGCCAAAGGCTGTCCAGCAAACCGCTCCGGTCTTTGGCGATCTCTTCGGTGGCGGGTTTGTCGTTGCAAAGCAATTCCAGATGGGAGTTTATCCTTTCACGGATTTCCGCGGTGGCCTTTTTGGTGAAGGTAAGCACCAGGATGTTGTCCAGGCTGAAATCCTGGTGTTTTCCGTAAAAATCCAGAATGATGCGAATGTATTCCAGGGCAAGGCGATAGGTTTTTCCCGTGCCGGCGCTGGCGGTGATGATCTTGCTGGAAAACCGGCTCATTCTTCAGCTCCTTTGTCCGCCCGGAAGAGGTCGGCGCGGGTCACCGAGGCCAGTTTCACCCGGTCCCCGGCTTTTTTACCGAGGGTAAATCCTTGTTCCAGAATCTGTTTCAAGTTCTCTTCCTGTTCCCCGCGCCATTCCTGGCGACGTTTGTCCGTGATCTTCCTGCCTCCGGTTTTCTGATCAAAAACCTGCCAGAACAGGGATTGCAGTTCCTTGGCCGACCAGGCTTCATCCAGAAGATAGTACAGCCACTCATAGAAGATAAGCTGCTCGTCGTCGCCTTTGCCAGTTTTGAAATCCACGATGTAGTTGAGTTCGGGGCATTCCACCCTCAAATCCGCCTTTCCACTTATCCAGATAGAGTATTCTTTGCCCGCGTGGTTCACACAGACCAGCTTGCGGCCTTCTTTTTCCTCTTTGGTCATGAATTTCTCTTCCGGGATGAGCTTGAAGGAAACGCCTAGCAGCCGGGGCTTTAAAAACTCAAAATAGAACACCCGGATGGATTCGACCAGGTTGTCTGAGATAATGCTGACCAGGAATTCGTGGTTGTAGTTCTGCGGTATCTTGTAAAGGTAGAGTTGGTCAGGATCGTTCAGAATTCTGTTTAGCGTTGCCGCCAGGCCCTTAGCATCGGAAAAAGCCTGTTCCAGCTGGGGCAGGTCGGCGTCTTCTTTGGCCAGGGGCAGAAGCACTGCCGAGAGAAACGAGTGCATGATGCTGCCAAAGAGTTTGCGGGTGAGGGTTTCCTCAGGTCGCAAATCAAGTTCCGGCAGTTTGCGCAGATGCTCCAGATACCAGGCGAAGGGGTTTTTCCTGAACATGGCCAAACTATAATAACTGGTGCGGACAATTCCTTCCACGCCGAAATCCTCAGGAGGCGAACAGGGCAGGGTGAAAAAGTCCCCAGACGGCTTGGCAACACAGCAGACAGCTTGGTCGGCAAGCCCCGGCAGCCGCTCCGCGTTGGCCGCAACCGTCTCATGGCCAGCCAGATAGAGCTTGGAAATCCGCGGCGCCAACTGCGTTGGCTTCACAGCCATACCATCCCTGGCCAGTTCCGGCAGAGCGCCATCCGCCATGGCCTGCACGAGTTCCGTGACAAAGCTACCAGGCTCGATGTCGTTTTCCTGGTCCCGGTAGCTGAAAATCACGCAGCGCCGGCTGGTTAGCACGGTGCGCAGAAAATAGTAGCGCTCACGTTCACGGAGGTCGGGATAGCTTTTCAGGCCTAGGCGCGCACGTTGGTTTTCGTTAAGCAGCCAAACCGGGCTTGGATTGGAGGGTATTTCGCCTTCGATGGCGTGGAAAAAGTAAACGCTGTGATGCTGCAGATTTCTCAGGTCCAAAAGGTTGCTCACCTCCACCCGGGGTTCAGCCTTCAAAGCCTGATGAAAGCTGAATTTGCCGCTGCCCAGGGATTCCAGGAACAGTTGCAGAACCGCCGCGGCCAAACTCGCTCCCTCACAGCCGAAAAGTCCCTTCCAATCATTCACGACGCCCAGGGTTTCCAGGCTGGCGAAGTTGGCCAGGCGTTCGTAGAAAACATCCATGATGTCGCTGTGCAGCAGTTCTTCTTCACGGCATAGGTCTTTTATCCGCAGCCCATTGGGAGCGTCAACCAGGCCGATAAAGTCTTGCGGCCTGCTTATCAAGCTCAGTTGGCCAAGCAGGGCGAAATGTTTCGGCAGGATGTTTCCCAGATATGGAAAGCCTTGCTCGCGGTGCAGTTTGTCCAAAAGCTGCAAGTCCCTGTCCACATAGAGGATATCCTTTTGCAGCATGTATCTCAGCTCTTCAAGAAGCGGTGCCTTATCTTTAACCGCCAGACCGTGATAGCGCAGAAAAGACTCTTGCGCGCAGGCGTCCAGAATGAGCCGCAGCGGCAGGAAAGCGCCTTCCAGAGTGGCCTCCATCGCCTCCAGGTGCTTTTGGAAAACGAGCAGCAACTGATAGATGCCGCTGCCAACAATGCTTTCGGAGCGCGGACACGAAAAGCGGGCGGGATCGAAAAGGTCACGATAGTGGGCTTGGCTGAAGTGGCTGTCCACAATCACCGCCTCACCATCTTCCCCGCAGGCCTGGCCATGGTTGGCGAGGAAGGCCAGAACCATCTGTTCGGCGTTTTCGCATTCAACGATTTCCAGATGGCGGATGTTGTAATCCCCCCCCTTCAAGCCGGCCAATTCGATTCGGGGCGGCTCCAGGTCACGGGTTTTTTCCTCCTGGGACTGAACCAGCGCGACAACCTCGTTTCCCGCTTGCTCCAAAGCGTCCAGCAGCGCCTTTTCCAGCCCGCTGTAATAATATTGGTTCACAAAAACCACTTTCCTGCCGGAATAAGGAACCTGGACGCCGGCAGCTTCCCAACTGAAGATGGGATCGCTGAAGTCCAATTCTTCCAATATGTTCCGGTAGCGACCGCGAATCTCCAGAACTCGGTTCAGATAGTCTTCCTGCCAGTTCAGCAGCGTCATCTGGGCACGGCCGGGAAGGTCCTGCAGGATTTGGCTGTCCACCCTTTCGTCACACAGCTCCTCGAAAAACTGGAAGAAACTCCCTCCCCACTCCACGATGTCGAAATAGCCGTTGATGTGGAAGTAGGCGCGATCCTCCTCCGACAGCGCCTGGTAGAGGCAGAGCAGGCGTTTGTCATCACTAATCCGCGGCAGCGGGGGCAGCAGCAGAGCGGCTTTGAAGTCCTCCATGGCCACAAAATCGCAATCCTGTAAGGCCCAGCCTTCCAGGAAGCGCCTCCGGGCTTTGGATGCGGAGATGCGGGTGGGAAAAACCAGGATGCAGCCGTCGGTGACCTGCCCTAAAGTAGCTTCGATCAGGTCCTTACTGAAAGGGACATTGATGAGGGTGCGCAAAGAAACCTCCACAATAGCTTTTTCGCACGCTCGGGCCGGGCTGGTTTTCTGTCAAGCCGAAATCCTTTCAATCTCAATGACGGAGGCTTCTGATCGGCCTGGTTCAACTTTCCTGCCTTCTTCCGCCTCTTAACAAGCCATGCCTGGGACGAAGGCCGGGCAAGCTTGGTGGTTAAGGCCCGCTGGTTTCGCCCTCACTCGCCTCCCGCAAGATGGCCGCACCTGATGCGGGCATTGGGCGGGTGGTTCAAAGCGGGCAGGTTTGAAAGGGCTAAGGACCAGCTCAGCTGGGGGCATTCAGGAAGTTTTTGAGGGACATACAGCCCTCAAAGGACAGTCGGGGCAGAGCGGGGCCTTTTTGCAGAAGTCTTTGCAATGGAGGACGATTTGGGCGTGGAAATCGTTGTAGAGGGGCACCTCCGCGGGAATCCGGGCGCAGATGTAGTCCTGAAGCTGATGGTAATCCAACTTTTCAACGGGATAGCCGAGACGCGACAAAAGCCTTTTTGTGTAGGCATCGACTACGAAAACGGGCAGGCCGCCGGCATAAAGCAGTATTGAATCGACCGTTTCCGGACCTAACCCTTTGATGGACAGCATCCTGGCACGCAGGGCGGACAGCTCCTCCGAGAACAAGATATCCAGGTCGAAACCGCAGGTATCACCGAGAAAACGGGCAAACTCCTTGAGGCGCAAAGCCTTCTGATTGTAGTAGAGAGTGGGGCGGACGAGGGTGGCAAGCAATTGCAAATCAGCCAGATGGATGTCCCGCAGGGTGAGGATGCCCTGTCCGGCAAGCGCTACCAAAGCCTTTTCAACGTTGCCCCAGGCCACGCTTTGGGTGAGGATGGCGCCGATGATGACCTCATCCTGGGTCTGGGCAGGCCACCAGCTTTGGCAGCCATTATGGCTTAACAGGACTTGGTAAAGCTCCAGCAGTGGGAGTGGCTGATTGCCCGGTCCAGTCATGGTTTGCAAATAAATGATGTGACGATTCAGCCTCCGCTGACGAAGGCTGTGGCCAGGGTGGCTTTGCTGTTGTGATGGAAACCTGTGATTCCGGGCGCTTTCACGAGCGCTTCAGCAGCAGTGTGCAGTGCGCCGCCATCCCGGCACCACCGCCCGAAACGCCCAAACCCTCTTCAGTGGTGGCTTTCACACTCACGTTGTCCCGGCTGGTATTCAGGTCCAAAGCCAGGTTGTCCCGTATGTCTTCTATGTATGGGTTTAACTTGGGGCGTTCGGCGCAAACGGTGCAGTCGAGATTGGCCAGCGCCCAGCCGCGTTCACGCACCATGGCGAAAACGCGGCGCAGCAAGTCGCGGCTGTCGGCACCGGCAAAGGCGGGGTCAGTATCTGGAAAATGCGAGCCGATGTCACCCAGGGCCAGAGCTCCCAGCAGGGCGTCGATCACGGCATGAACCAGCACGTCGGCATCGGAATGACCCAGCAGCCCAAGATGAAAAGGAATCCGCACTCCGCCAAGGATGAGTTTGCGTCCCGGCGCCATGGTGTGAACATCGTAACCCTGGCCAACGCGGAACATGGCTCAATCCACTGTTATTGATTTGGACACGTTTTTTGGCACATCCGGATGCACTCCGTGGTCCTGGATGTTCAGCTTGTCCAGTTTCTTCATCTTGCGGAGGCTCATCTTGAGGGCAAGCATTTGCAGTGCCACGGTGGCTGAAAAGCAGGTGAGAAGGCTGTCCCCGGTCTTGGGAAGCATCACGTAGCCCCAGCCGTAGCGGCCTCCCTCGCGGGGATTGTCGCTGGCGTTTTTCAGCAGGCGTTCGTCTTCCTCGGCGATCACATAGGTGTTGGCGCCACGAATCTTGTGGGTATTTATTTGAGAGATAGTGAGATTCACGTCCCGCGGGTCTGGGCCGGTGACATAGATAAGCGGATAATTACGGTAGAGGGAATCGAAGAAATTGTGTCCTTCAACCGTGGCGCGGAATAGCTTGTCTGCCTCAGGCGACAGATTGAAAGGCATATTGCCGGTGAATATATAGTCCACCAGGGCGTTGTTGATGGCCCGGGTTTCCCTGCGGCTGATATTCTGCTCTTCGGCCTTGATGTACAGGTTTTCCACCACTCCGCTTAAAGCGCGCATGAAGCTGCGCAGGTGCTTGAATCCGTAAACTGTGTTCTTTCCGATAATGGTGTTCGGGCCGTGCTTGAATTCCGAAGCTTCGCGTCCCTCAGCATGATTGAGAACGGTTTCGCGGATTTTGAGGGCTCCTTCCATCGCCACGCCGCTGATCTTGGTGGCCAGGATGTGCATCGAAGGTTCCATATATATCTGAGCCGCGATGGAGTCAACGATATCGGATGTGTTTTCCAGGGTTTCCTTGATCAGGAAGGGAATCTGCTGCAGCGTCTGTTCCCGGGCTTTAAGGCTGGCCAGTTGTTTCCGGCGCTGTTCTTCGGTTTCGCAATCCAGTCCTTCCTCAAGTTTCATCCTGGCGGTGCGGATGGCCAGATAGTAAATCAGGGTGATCTGGTTCATGAAGCTCTTGGTGGCGGGCACTGCGATTTCTGGTCCGCAGAGGATTTGGATGGCGAGGTCGCCTTTTTCCAATCCCAAGGTGGAGTTCAGGTTGTTCACCAACACCACTTGGGAAGTTTTCACGTTGCTGGCCTCAATGTCGTTGAAGATGTCGATAAGGTCTTTGGTCTCACCGGATTGGGAGACTCCGATGATGAGGTCGTTATCCTTTATGCATTGGGAATATCCGCCGCGGAAATCGCCTGGAAGGATGGGTATGATCTCCACTTTGGCGATTTCGTTGAAAAAGAGGGCGCCGACCTTGGTAGCGTTGTAACTGGTGCCGCAGGCGATGGAATAGGCATTGCGGCTGTTGATTATGGTGTTTTTCACCCGGTCCAGAAATCCCTGCACGCTGAGCTCGAATTCCTGCACGCTGTGGCTTTCGGAAACCGCGTCGAAAGCCTTGGCCAGGATAAGCCGCCGAATGTCATACTCCGGGCCGATCAGGTCGATGAGGGTGTTTTTGTCGTTGGAAAAGAAGTACTTCTTTTCAAAATCCTCCTGAACGGCAACTTCAAAAATAGCGCGGTAATTGGCTTGGGCTGTTTCGAAGAAATTCGTAAATTCACTGGAAGCAAGCAGGGCATCAAAGACCATGTTCCGTTGGTCAAAATCATGGCAGTCCAAGATTTCTTTCAGCTTGGAATTGAGCAGTTCATCTAGATTTTCCTGCTGGATGAGTTCCAGCATGCGTTTGCCAGAATTCGATCCGCCTTGAAACAGCTTCACCAGCTTGCCGGTGGATTCCACCTGGGCGAAAATCTCCTGCTCCATGAAGTATTCAAATTCTGGCTGTAGTTCCACGTCTTCGGCGCGAAGCTTGGAAAGCACCGGCTTGGTATCGATCAGGTCACCGGCCACGTAGGTTTCATCGGGTGCGTTCACACGTTTGAAGCGGAGTTTCTTTTGCGCGTAAACCTTGTAATCCGCGGAGGTGTATTCCACAAACTCGCCATCGCGCAGGTTCACCAGCATCTTGGTATAGCGCAGAACCGCGGTGAGATCGGAAGAAGCCAGTTTGAAGGGTTCACCGTCAAGCTCGCCCACCCCGAAATAGAGACTGCTGCCGGCTTTGATGGCCCACATAGTCTGGGTTTTGGGATCCACCACCACCGCGGCGTAGGAACCAACGATTCTTTCCGCTGTGCTAAT
Above is a genomic segment from Candidatus Cloacimonadota bacterium containing:
- a CDS encoding SIS domain-containing protein is translated as MPRFFKLYNNALRKLAGCFKDIRLPLPILGLGCGVLGLALPKTTLKLGEYASQLLRALEYRGFDSTGAAFQGEDENIVLLKDVGAPSTLVKTLGIEKQSGKLFCGQVRWATFGNVDKINAQPHEVKCKRHIYGAHNGNITNTRELKIWLSKEGHTVLSDNDGEMLVHSVEHFFDIEMDKAGNPEDAELRKACMRRAIISTAERIVGSYAAVVVDPKTQTMWAIKAGSSLYFGVGELDGEPFKLASSDLTAVLRYTKMLVNLRDGEFVEYTSADYKVYAQKKLRFKRVNAPDETYVAGDLIDTKPVLSKLRAEDVELQPEFEYFMEQEIFAQVESTGKLVKLFQGGSNSGKRMLELIQQENLDELLNSKLKEILDCHDFDQRNMVFDALLASSEFTNFFETAQANYRAIFEVAVQEDFEKKYFFSNDKNTLIDLIGPEYDIRRLILAKAFDAVSESHSVQEFELSVQGFLDRVKNTIINSRNAYSIACGTSYNATKVGALFFNEIAKVEIIPILPGDFRGGYSQCIKDNDLIIGVSQSGETKDLIDIFNDIEASNVKTSQVVLVNNLNSTLGLEKGDLAIQILCGPEIAVPATKSFMNQITLIYYLAIRTARMKLEEGLDCETEEQRRKQLASLKAREQTLQQIPFLIKETLENTSDIVDSIAAQIYMEPSMHILATKISGVAMEGALKIRETVLNHAEGREASEFKHGPNTIIGKNTVYGFKHLRSFMRALSGVVENLYIKAEEQNISRRETRAINNALVDYIFTGNMPFNLSPEADKLFRATVEGHNFFDSLYRNYPLIYVTGPDPRDVNLTISQINTHKIRGANTYVIAEEDERLLKNASDNPREGGRYGWGYVMLPKTGDSLLTCFSATVALQMLALKMSLRKMKKLDKLNIQDHGVHPDVPKNVSKSITVD